The Streptomyces armeniacus genomic interval CCGGAACCGACCACGATCAGTTCCTCGGGGAGCTCCTGCAGGTCGTACAGCTGCGTCCAGTTGAGGATGCGCTGCCCGTCGGGGCGCGCGTCCGGGATCTCGCGCGGGTGGCCGCCGGTCGCGACGAGCACGGCGTCCGCGGTCAGCCGCTCCTCGCTCCCGTCGGCTGCCCGTACGACGACCTGGCGCGAGCCGTCGGGCGCCTGGTTCGGCTCCACGCGGCCTCGGCCGCGCATGACGCGGGCGCCGGAACGGGTCACGGACGCGGTGATGTCGTGCGACTGGGCCAGCGCCAGCCGCTTGACGCGGCGGTTCACCTTGCCCATGTCAACGCCGACAACGCGGGCCGCCTGCTCTATGGGCGGGGTGTCGTCCTCGATCTTGATGCCGAGCTCCTCGTGCGAGGAGTCGAAGTTCGTCATCACCTCGGCCGTCGCGATGAGGGTCTTGGACGGCACGCAGTCGGTGAGCACCGACGCGCCGCCGAGACCGTCGCAGTCGACGACGGTCACCTCCGCGTTGAGCTGCGCTGCCACCAGCGCAGCTTCGTAGCCGCCGGGTCCGCCACCGATGATCACGATCCGAGTCACATGTCCCAGTGTCCCGCATCCGCGCCGCGCTCCGCGCCCGGCCCCCGGAGAGCGGGCGGAACGGGCCTCCAGGTTCCGGACTACGCGATTCCGGTCTGGCCCGTGTTGCGGCGTATGTCTGGTGCGGTGAACCACGGGGGCCACTCCCGTACCCTCGACCCATGTCGCTCTTCGCCGCCTACGCCGGCTCACTCGACGCGCGGCTGATGTCACGCCGCGCTCCGCACTCACCGCTGCGCGGCACCGGATGGCTGGACGGCTGGCGCCTCACCTTCGGCGGCGAGCACATGGGCTGGGAGGGCGCCCTGGCGACGGTGGTCGAGGCACCGCGCTCACAGGTCTTCGTGGCCCTCTACGACATCGCGCCCATGGACGAGGACGCCATGGACCGCTGGGAGGGCGTGGGCCTGGACATCTACCGCCGGATGCGGGTCAGGGTGCACACCCTGGACGGCGACGAGCCGGCCTGGTGCTACGTGCTCAACGGCTACGAGGGCGGCCTCCCCTCCGCCCGCTACCTCGGCGAGCTCGCCGACGCCGCCGAGTCGGCCGGCGCCCCGCACGACTACGTGATGGAGCTGCGCAAGCGCCCCTGCTAGTGCTCTCCCCGGGCGCCCTCCGAGCCCGGCCCCTCCTTCGGGACCGGTCCCGGACCCGCGCTGGCATGATCCCCGGCCGGCCGGGGCGTTCCCGGCCGTTTCGACGTCGAGGCGACGAAGGGCTGGGTACGGGATGGGGCTCCTCGGGCGGTGGCGGAACCGGAGATCGGCGCAGCCGGGCGTCAGACCGCTGATCCAGATAATGGAGAAGGACGAGCCGGCCACCGCGCACGGGCCGGGCGTGCGCACCTGCTCCGAATGCGGTGAGCGGTGGCGGTCGTATCTGGGCGAGCTCACGGACTCCGGCGAGCTCGCGGCACTCCGTACGCGCGGCGAGTGCAGGGTGTACGCCAGCTGGGACCGGACGCTCGGGCTCACCTGCCGCGGCTGCCGCCGCAGCCGCTGCCGCGCGCACTGGGGCGAGCCGCGGACCGCGGCCGCGGTGCCGGGCGCGGACGACTACGTCTGCCCGCACTGCGGCGACCGCCTCGACCACGGCTGAGCCGGTCCACGGGGCGAACCGGGCCGAACGCACCCTGTGATGTGGGGGAAATGCAGAGGGAACGTGGCGGGAACCCGCCGTTTACGATCCACTTCAGCGGCCCCTTCTACGCGCGTAGGCTCAGTCAGGCTACCCTCGTGCGCGTGAACGCATCTCCCACATCGGGCACACCCGAAGACCACGGCACCCCGTCCGCCGAGGCAGCCGCCAACCGCCTGCGGGAGCTCACGGGGGTGGACAGCCACGACGTCGCCCTCGTGATGGGCTCCGGCTGGCTTCCCGCCGCCGAGGTGCTCGGCAAGCCCGAGCACGAGTTCCCGGTCACCGAACTGCCCGGGTTCCCCCTGCCGACGGTGCAGGGCCACTCCGGGAAGGTCCGCTCGTACAAGGTGGGCGCGAAGCGCGCGCTCCTCTTCCTGGGGCGCACGCACTACTACGAGGGCCGCGGCGTCGCCGCCGTCGCACACGGCGTCCGTACGGCCGTGGCCGCCGGCTGCAAGTCCGTCGTGCTGACCAACGGCTGCGGCGGGCTCCGCGACGGGATGCGGGTCGGACAGCCCGTCCTCATCCGCGACCACATCAACCTGACGGCCGCCTCCCCCATCGTCGGCCCGAACTTCGTGGACCTCACCGACCTCTACTCCCCGCGCCTGCGCGCCCTGTGCCAGGAGATCGAACCCTCCCTGGACGAAGGCGTGTACGTGCAGGTCACCGGGCCGCACTACGAGACCCCCGCCGAGATCAACATGGTGCGGACCATGGGCGGCGACCTGGTCGGGATGTCCACCGTCCTGGAGGCCATCGCGGCCCGCGAGGCGGGCGCCGAGGTGCTCGGCATCTCGCTCGTCACGAACCTCGCCGCGGGCATGACCGGCGAACCCCTCAGCCACGAGGAGGTCCTGCAGGCGGGCCGCGACTCCGCCAGCCGTATGGGATCTCTGCTCGCGCAGGTGCTGGGCCGGATCTGACCGGGAACCCGTCTCCCCAGACGGGCCGTCCCAGAGGCGCGCCCCGGAACAGTTCCCCGGCCCAGACCCGTTCGAGAGGCAGGAACCCCCGTGCACAACGATGTCGTCGCACAGGCCCGCGCGTGGCTCGCCGAGGATCCGGACCCGGAGACGCGGGAGGAACTGGCCAAGCTCATCGAGACGGCCGACGGTGAGGAGCTGGCGGACCGGTTCGCCGGCACGCTCCAGTTCGGCACCGCCGGGCTCCGCGGTGAGCTGGGCGCCGGGCCGATGCGGATGAACCGCGCCCTGGTGATCCGGGCGGCGGCCGGGCTGGCC includes:
- a CDS encoding gamma-glutamylcyclotransferase yields the protein MSLFAAYAGSLDARLMSRRAPHSPLRGTGWLDGWRLTFGGEHMGWEGALATVVEAPRSQVFVALYDIAPMDEDAMDRWEGVGLDIYRRMRVRVHTLDGDEPAWCYVLNGYEGGLPSARYLGELADAAESAGAPHDYVMELRKRPC
- a CDS encoding purine-nucleoside phosphorylase, encoding MNASPTSGTPEDHGTPSAEAAANRLRELTGVDSHDVALVMGSGWLPAAEVLGKPEHEFPVTELPGFPLPTVQGHSGKVRSYKVGAKRALLFLGRTHYYEGRGVAAVAHGVRTAVAAGCKSVVLTNGCGGLRDGMRVGQPVLIRDHINLTAASPIVGPNFVDLTDLYSPRLRALCQEIEPSLDEGVYVQVTGPHYETPAEINMVRTMGGDLVGMSTVLEAIAAREAGAEVLGISLVTNLAAGMTGEPLSHEEVLQAGRDSASRMGSLLAQVLGRI